A section of the Thermovirga sp. genome encodes:
- a CDS encoding DegV family EDD domain-containing protein: MKIRTLDGLRLHRGFSAGANSIRARQGVLNSMNVFPVPDGDTGTNLAATVQSVSEGTVACRSLSQTSASMADAALMGARGNSGLIFAQFLWGFSRGTEGLDEVDVKAFGKAVSGAVPYAREALSNPVEGTILTVMEDWASEVATLSRRCDDFAHILPGSLETARKSLGETPLKLPILAKAGVLDAGGQGFVDFLEGIVSFLENGDLRDFSPLSVTPPIRHGHENFPNGEPSFRYCTEALLRGWGRDIPSIRADMRPFGDSLIVGGHGEKVRVHIHTDTPDKLFFTIKKHGAITQQKADDMKRQVDVCRHRMHSVALVTDSTCDLPQEYLDRNQIHVVPLRLAFGESVYIDRVTLSSEQFYTLLEGSRESPVSSQPSLSDFERTYRFLLEHYDSVIAMHISSKLSGTWNASRAAAEKVGGNITVIDSKTSSAPLGLLVMRAVEALDEGKGHDEIVSLVEKSIAGTKI, from the coding sequence ATGAAAATCAGAACTCTGGACGGACTCCGTCTCCACAGGGGGTTTTCCGCCGGTGCCAACAGCATCAGGGCGAGGCAGGGAGTCCTGAACAGCATGAATGTCTTCCCGGTGCCCGACGGGGATACCGGTACGAACCTGGCCGCAACCGTTCAGTCCGTCTCGGAGGGGACTGTTGCTTGCCGCTCCCTTTCACAGACCAGCGCTTCCATGGCTGATGCGGCGCTCATGGGAGCCCGCGGCAACTCGGGCCTGATCTTCGCCCAGTTCCTCTGGGGGTTTTCTCGAGGGACGGAGGGGCTGGACGAGGTTGATGTGAAGGCCTTCGGGAAGGCCGTTTCGGGGGCGGTTCCCTATGCCAGGGAGGCACTGAGCAATCCTGTCGAGGGAACGATACTGACCGTCATGGAGGACTGGGCTTCCGAGGTTGCCACGCTCTCCAGGCGGTGCGACGATTTCGCCCATATCCTGCCGGGGTCATTGGAAACGGCCCGTAAATCCCTGGGCGAGACGCCGTTGAAATTGCCTATCCTGGCAAAAGCGGGCGTGCTTGACGCCGGCGGCCAGGGTTTTGTCGACTTTCTGGAGGGGATTGTTTCCTTCCTTGAAAACGGCGACCTCAGGGATTTCTCCCCGCTTTCGGTGACCCCCCCGATCCGGCATGGCCACGAAAACTTTCCTAACGGTGAACCATCCTTCAGGTATTGCACCGAGGCGCTCCTCCGGGGATGGGGGAGGGACATCCCGAGCATAAGGGCGGATATGCGCCCCTTCGGCGATTCCCTCATCGTCGGTGGCCACGGGGAGAAGGTGAGGGTTCACATACACACCGACACCCCCGACAAGCTCTTTTTCACGATCAAGAAGCACGGGGCGATCACGCAGCAGAAGGCCGATGATATGAAGCGCCAGGTCGATGTGTGCAGGCACAGGATGCACTCCGTGGCCCTTGTCACCGACTCGACCTGTGATCTGCCCCAGGAATACCTCGACAGGAACCAGATCCACGTTGTGCCGCTTCGCCTCGCCTTCGGGGAAAGCGTCTACATCGACCGGGTGACCCTCTCCTCGGAGCAGTTTTACACCCTGCTCGAGGGGTCCAGGGAAAGCCCCGTCAGTTCCCAGCCCTCCCTGTCCGACTTTGAGAGGACTTACCGTTTTCTCCTGGAGCACTACGACTCCGTCATCGCCATGCATATTTCGTCGAAGTTGAGCGGGACCTGGAACGCCAGCAGGGCGGCGGCGGAGAAGGTGGGGGGCAATATCACCGTCATCGATTCCAAGACGTCTTCAGCCCCGCTGGGGCTTCTCGTCATGAGGGCAGTCGAGGCCCTGGATGAAGGGAAGGGTCATGATGAGATCGTTTCGCTGGTCGAGAAGAGCATCGCCGGCACGAAGATCTT